Proteins co-encoded in one Klebsiella michiganensis genomic window:
- a CDS encoding LysR family transcriptional regulator has product MKPLLDVLVILDALDKEGSFAAAAAKLFKTPSALSYSVQKLESDLNIQILDRSGHRARFTRTGQLLLEKGREILHSVRELEKQAIKLQQGWEHELTIGVDNAFPFSLLTPLIEAFYQSYSVTRLKFINDVLGGSWEALTEGRADIIVGAMSEPPSLSGFGFTLLGRLEIVFVVAPHHSLAKAQEPLPRRLVKQSRAVVVGDTSRIESARALHLLEEQEAITVFDFKTKLELQISGIGCGYMPRYMAQRYIESGALVEKQVAGQVPYVPVWIGWNEQTAGLASEWWREKIVADLHIAQVYMPVEK; this is encoded by the coding sequence ATGAAACCTTTGTTGGACGTACTGGTCATCCTTGATGCGCTGGATAAAGAAGGAAGCTTTGCTGCTGCGGCGGCAAAGCTTTTTAAAACCCCTTCGGCGCTGAGCTACAGCGTTCAAAAGCTGGAAAGCGACCTTAACATTCAAATCCTCGACCGCAGCGGCCATCGGGCACGTTTTACGCGTACTGGCCAACTCTTGCTGGAAAAAGGACGTGAAATTCTGCATTCGGTTCGTGAGCTGGAAAAGCAGGCGATTAAACTCCAGCAGGGCTGGGAGCACGAACTCACCATCGGCGTGGACAACGCCTTTCCTTTTTCTTTGCTGACGCCGTTAATCGAAGCGTTTTATCAAAGTTACAGCGTGACGCGACTAAAGTTCATCAATGATGTACTGGGCGGCTCATGGGAGGCGCTAACGGAAGGGCGGGCGGACATTATTGTTGGGGCGATGAGTGAACCACCTTCGCTGAGCGGTTTTGGCTTTACGCTTCTGGGCAGACTGGAGATAGTTTTTGTCGTGGCGCCACATCATTCGCTGGCGAAAGCGCAGGAGCCGCTGCCACGCCGCCTGGTCAAGCAGTCCCGGGCGGTGGTGGTGGGTGATACCTCCAGAATCGAGTCTGCCAGAGCTTTGCATTTGCTCGAAGAGCAGGAGGCCATCACCGTGTTTGATTTCAAAACCAAGCTTGAGCTGCAAATCAGCGGCATTGGCTGCGGGTATATGCCGCGCTATATGGCACAGCGCTATATTGAGAGCGGCGCGCTGGTGGAAAAGCAGGTCGCCGGGCAGGTGCCTTATGTGCCGGTATGGATAGGCTGGAATGAGCAAACGGCCGGGCTGGCCAGCGAATGGTGGCGCGAAAAAATCGTCGCCGACCTCCACATCGCCCAGGTCTATATGCCAGTAGAAAAATAG